Proteins encoded together in one Flavobacterium keumense window:
- the sucC gene encoding ADP-forming succinate--CoA ligase subunit beta, translated as MNIHEYQGKEILSSYGVRIQRGIVANSPVEAVAAAKQLTAETGTGWYVVKAQVHAGGRGKGGGVKLAKNLQQVEELSEQIIGMQLVTPQTSAEGKKVHKVLIAEDVYYPGESETSEFYVSVLLNRATGRNMIMYSTEGGMDIEEVAEHTPHLIFTEEIDPAVGLQGFQARRIAFNLGVSGNAFKEMVQFITALYNAYIGSDASMFEINPVLKTSDDKILAVDAKVNIDDNALYRQKAYADMRDIREENPIEVEAKEVGLNYVDLDGTVGCMVNGAGLAMATMDLIKYAGFEPANFLDVGGTADAKRVETAFRIILKDPNVKAILINIFGGIVRCDRVAQGVVDAYKNMGDAIKVPIIVRLQGTNAAIAKELIDNSGMPILSAVEFQEAADQVQAALS; from the coding sequence ATGAACATACACGAATATCAAGGAAAAGAAATTCTATCTAGCTATGGAGTTCGCATTCAACGCGGAATTGTAGCTAATAGTCCAGTAGAAGCTGTTGCTGCAGCAAAACAACTAACTGCCGAAACCGGAACAGGTTGGTACGTAGTTAAAGCACAAGTTCACGCAGGTGGACGTGGAAAAGGCGGTGGTGTTAAGTTAGCAAAAAACTTGCAACAAGTAGAAGAGCTTTCAGAACAAATCATCGGAATGCAATTGGTAACCCCTCAAACTTCTGCAGAGGGGAAAAAAGTTCACAAAGTTTTAATCGCTGAGGATGTATATTATCCTGGTGAAAGTGAAACTTCTGAGTTTTATGTATCTGTTTTATTGAACAGAGCAACAGGTCGTAATATGATTATGTATTCTACTGAAGGTGGAATGGATATTGAAGAAGTGGCTGAACATACTCCACACTTAATCTTTACAGAGGAAATTGATCCTGCTGTTGGTTTGCAAGGATTCCAAGCAAGAAGGATAGCATTTAATTTAGGTGTTTCTGGAAACGCTTTCAAAGAAATGGTACAATTCATTACGGCTTTATACAATGCATATATTGGTTCTGATGCCTCTATGTTTGAAATCAACCCAGTATTAAAAACATCTGATGATAAAATTTTAGCGGTTGATGCTAAAGTAAATATCGATGATAATGCTTTATACAGACAAAAAGCGTATGCAGACATGCGTGATATCCGTGAGGAAAATCCAATTGAAGTAGAAGCTAAAGAAGTAGGATTAAACTATGTGGATCTTGACGGTACTGTAGGATGTATGGTAAACGGAGCAGGATTAGCGATGGCTACTATGGATTTAATTAAATATGCAGGTTTTGAACCAGCTAACTTCCTTGATGTAGGTGGTACTGCTGATGCTAAACGTGTTGAAACGGCTTTCCGTATTATCTTAAAAGATCCTAACGTAAAAGCTATCTTAATCAATATTTTTGGTGGAATTGTTCGTTGTGACCGTGTGGCACAAGGTGTAGTTGATGCTTACAAAAATATGGGTGATGCAATTAAAGTGCCAATCATTGTTCGTTTACAAGGTACTAATGCTGCCATTGCAAAAGAATTAATTGATAATTCAGGAATGCCAATCTTATCTGCTGTTGAATTCCAAGAAGCAGCTGACCAAGTTCAAGCGGCACTTTCTTAA
- a CDS encoding DUF1456 family protein has protein sequence MTNNDIFKKLRVALMLRDDQIVEILELVDFRISKSELGAFFRDEKHPNYMECGDQVLRNFLNGLVIHLRGTKENPKNPNEVLAKHKAEIPVKEGVKNKPAFSPKPKTDLKKKPAFNSKSKKATPKVQVVEKVQFKNGKNKKS, from the coding sequence ATGACCAATAACGATATCTTTAAAAAATTGCGTGTAGCCTTGATGCTGCGTGATGACCAAATAGTTGAAATTTTAGAATTAGTTGATTTTAGAATTTCTAAATCCGAATTAGGTGCTTTCTTTAGAGATGAAAAACATCCTAATTATATGGAATGTGGCGACCAAGTGTTGCGCAATTTCTTGAACGGCTTAGTGATTCATTTAAGAGGCACTAAAGAAAATCCTAAAAATCCCAATGAGGTTTTAGCCAAACACAAAGCTGAAATTCCTGTAAAGGAAGGAGTAAAAAACAAACCTGCATTTAGTCCAAAACCTAAGACTGATTTAAAAAAGAAACCCGCTTTCAATTCAAAATCAAAGAAAGCAACTCCAAAAGTACAAGTAGTCGAGAAAGTACAATTCAAAAACGGAAAGAATAAAAAATCTTAA
- a CDS encoding dipeptide epimerase, with protein sequence MELILKAYDLKLKHTFTISRKSIDIQPCLIVILIDGELSGFGEASSNPYYNITVPMMIADLEKIRPIIETSGTETPEIFWSKMYPYLKDNLFALCALDNAYNDLYARKKGKKLYELWEYSIANNPLTDYTIGIDSIDKMVAKMEELPWPIYKIKLGTQEDIAIVKALRQHSNAIFRIDANCGWGVDETIRNSIELKKLGVEFLEQPLVADDWEGHKEVYNHSALPIIADESCIKEEDVAKCYQHFHGVNIKLAKCGGLTPGRRMIQEAKRLGLRTMAGCMTESTVGISAIAHLLPELDYVDMDGPLLLSEDIASGITMYFGKINYAEGNGTGVHLF encoded by the coding sequence ATGGAACTAATTCTAAAGGCCTACGACCTCAAATTAAAGCATACGTTTACCATTTCTAGGAAATCAATTGATATTCAACCTTGTCTAATTGTAATTTTAATAGATGGTGAATTATCCGGTTTTGGCGAAGCTTCTTCCAATCCGTATTACAATATCACAGTTCCCATGATGATAGCTGATTTAGAAAAAATCAGACCTATTATTGAAACTTCAGGAACGGAAACTCCTGAGATTTTTTGGTCCAAAATGTATCCGTATTTGAAAGACAACTTATTTGCTTTGTGCGCTTTAGACAATGCATACAATGATTTGTACGCGCGTAAAAAAGGAAAGAAGTTATATGAATTATGGGAGTATTCTATAGCCAATAATCCACTAACTGATTATACTATTGGGATTGACTCCATTGATAAAATGGTAGCCAAAATGGAAGAACTACCTTGGCCTATTTATAAAATTAAATTAGGAACACAAGAAGACATTGCCATTGTGAAAGCGCTTCGTCAACACAGCAACGCTATTTTTAGAATTGATGCCAATTGTGGTTGGGGAGTCGATGAAACAATCCGCAATTCAATAGAGCTGAAAAAGCTTGGCGTAGAATTTTTAGAACAACCTTTAGTCGCTGACGATTGGGAAGGACATAAAGAAGTGTACAACCATTCTGCCCTGCCCATAATCGCAGATGAAAGTTGTATCAAAGAAGAAGACGTAGCGAAATGTTATCAGCATTTTCACGGAGTCAATATCAAATTAGCCAAATGTGGCGGACTCACTCCTGGAAGACGCATGATTCAAGAAGCCAAACGATTGGGTTTACGAACCATGGCAGGCTGTATGACCGAATCTACCGTGGGTATTTCTGCCATTGCCCACCTATTACCTGAATTGGATTATGTCGATATGGACGGTCCTTTATTATTGAGTGAAGATATTGCAAGTGGCATTACCATGTATTTCGGAAAAATTAATTATGCCGAAGGTAACGGAACTGGGGTACATTTATTCTAA
- the uvrB gene encoding excinuclease ABC subunit UvrB — protein sequence MNFKVVSEYHPKGDQPQAIEKLAQGVIDGEKFQTLLGVTGSGKTFTVANVIQKVQRPTLVLAHNKTLAAQLYSEFKQFFPNNAVEYFVSYYDYYQPEAYMPVTGVFIEKDLSINEELEKMRLSTTSSLLSGRRDILVVASVSCLYGIGNPVEFQKNVIALERDQVISRTKLLHSLVQSLYARTEADFTPGTFRIKGDTVEVFPSYADDAFRIHFFGDEIEEIESFDVKNAQVLEKFDKLTIYPANMFVTSPDVLQNAIWEIQQDLVKQVDYFKEIGKHLEAKRLEERTNFDLEMIRELGYCSGIENYSRYLDRREAGTRPFCLLDYFPKDYLMVVDESHVTISQVHAMYGGDRSRKENLVEYGFRLPAAMDNRPLKFEEFEALQNQVIYVSATPADYELQKTDGVYVEQIIRPTGLLDPIIEVRPSLNQIDDLIEEIQQRCELDERVLVTTLTKRMAEELAKYLTKVSIRCRYIHSEVDTLERIEIMQDLRKGLFDVLIGVNLLREGLDLPEVSLVAILDADKEGFLRSHRSLTQTIGRAARNLNGKAIMYADKITDSMQKTIDETNYRRTKQINFNTENNLVPQALNKKIDSAFTKNPLVEYELGHTLNVAAEPETAYLSKSEIDKLIREKRKSMEKAAKELDFMQAAKLRDEIKKLQEQAN from the coding sequence ATGAATTTCAAAGTTGTATCCGAATACCATCCTAAAGGCGACCAACCACAGGCTATTGAAAAATTAGCTCAGGGAGTTATTGATGGCGAAAAATTCCAAACTTTATTGGGAGTAACGGGATCGGGAAAAACATTTACGGTGGCCAATGTAATTCAGAAAGTACAACGGCCTACTTTGGTTTTGGCTCACAATAAGACCTTGGCCGCCCAATTGTACTCAGAGTTCAAACAATTTTTTCCAAACAATGCGGTAGAATATTTTGTTTCCTACTACGATTACTACCAGCCAGAAGCTTATATGCCGGTTACAGGAGTTTTTATTGAAAAAGATTTATCTATCAATGAAGAGTTGGAAAAAATGCGTTTAAGCACTACTTCTTCCCTACTTTCGGGTCGAAGAGATATTTTGGTAGTAGCTTCTGTTTCTTGCTTATATGGTATTGGAAATCCTGTAGAATTTCAAAAAAACGTGATTGCTCTAGAACGTGACCAAGTCATCTCTAGAACCAAATTATTACATAGTTTAGTACAAAGTTTATACGCTCGTACCGAAGCGGATTTTACTCCAGGAACCTTCCGAATTAAAGGCGATACAGTAGAAGTTTTTCCAAGTTATGCCGATGACGCTTTTCGCATTCATTTTTTTGGTGACGAAATCGAAGAAATTGAAAGTTTCGATGTTAAAAACGCTCAAGTTTTAGAAAAGTTTGATAAATTGACTATCTACCCTGCCAATATGTTTGTGACCTCGCCCGATGTATTGCAAAATGCCATTTGGGAAATCCAACAGGATTTAGTCAAACAAGTCGATTATTTTAAAGAAATTGGCAAACATTTGGAAGCCAAGCGTCTCGAAGAACGCACCAATTTCGACTTGGAAATGATTCGGGAATTAGGCTATTGTTCAGGTATTGAAAACTATTCGCGTTACCTTGACCGACGTGAAGCTGGCACACGTCCGTTCTGTTTATTGGATTATTTTCCTAAAGATTACTTGATGGTGGTGGACGAAAGTCACGTTACTATTTCACAGGTTCATGCCATGTATGGTGGTGATCGAAGTCGGAAAGAAAACTTGGTAGAATATGGATTTCGATTGCCTGCTGCTATGGACAACCGTCCGTTGAAATTTGAAGAATTTGAAGCACTACAAAATCAAGTTATCTATGTTTCGGCAACTCCTGCTGATTATGAATTACAAAAAACAGATGGTGTTTACGTTGAGCAAATTATTAGACCAACAGGACTACTAGACCCCATTATTGAAGTACGTCCAAGTTTGAATCAAATTGACGATTTAATTGAAGAAATTCAACAACGCTGTGAATTAGATGAACGTGTTTTAGTAACTACTTTGACTAAACGAATGGCGGAAGAATTAGCCAAATATTTAACCAAAGTATCCATTCGTTGCCGTTATATTCACTCTGAAGTAGATACTTTAGAACGTATCGAAATCATGCAAGATTTACGAAAAGGACTCTTTGATGTGTTAATTGGGGTCAACTTATTGCGTGAAGGTTTGGACTTACCTGAAGTATCTTTGGTAGCTATTTTAGATGCCGACAAAGAAGGTTTTTTGAGAAGTCATCGTTCGTTAACACAAACTATTGGACGTGCTGCCCGAAACTTGAATGGAAAAGCCATTATGTATGCGGATAAAATTACCGACAGCATGCAAAAAACGATTGATGAAACCAATTACCGAAGAACAAAACAGATTAATTTCAACACAGAAAACAACTTGGTTCCTCAAGCTTTAAATAAAAAAATAGATTCGGCATTTACCAAAAATCCTTTGGTCGAATACGAATTAGGACATACTTTAAACGTTGCTGCCGAACCTGAAACAGCTTATTTATCTAAATCAGAAATTGATAAATTAATTCGAGAAAAACGCAAATCAATGGAAAAAGCGGCTAAAGAATTGGACTTTATGCAAGCCGCAAAATTGCGTGACGAAATCAAAAAATTACAAGAACAAGCCAACTAA
- a CDS encoding pseudouridine synthase: MAHQHFIIHKPYGYLSQFVYELKRKKRLLGELYPFPEGTMAIGRLDEDSEGLLLLTTDGMMSELVRSKKVEKEYYVQVDGVIHQEAVEQLQKGVEIGFNGKKYITKPCKAFLIHEVPAFGARGKKIRDERHGPTSWLSITINEGKFRQVRKMTAYVGFPTLRLVRVRVGNVHLNNLQAGEVVEVADFQIENK, from the coding sequence ATGGCGCATCAGCATTTTATTATTCATAAACCGTATGGCTATTTGAGTCAGTTTGTTTACGAATTAAAAAGAAAGAAACGACTTTTGGGAGAGCTGTACCCATTTCCCGAAGGAACAATGGCTATTGGTCGGTTAGACGAAGATTCCGAAGGTTTGTTATTATTAACTACTGACGGTATGATGAGCGAACTCGTTCGTAGTAAAAAAGTGGAGAAAGAATATTATGTACAAGTTGATGGTGTTATCCATCAAGAAGCGGTAGAGCAATTACAAAAAGGAGTCGAAATAGGTTTTAATGGTAAAAAATACATCACTAAGCCTTGCAAAGCTTTTTTGATTCATGAAGTTCCTGCTTTTGGAGCAAGAGGGAAGAAGATTCGAGATGAGCGCCACGGACCCACTTCTTGGCTTTCCATCACCATCAACGAAGGGAAGTTCAGACAGGTTCGTAAAATGACGGCGTATGTAGGTTTTCCCACTTTGCGTTTGGTACGGGTTCGAGTAGGAAATGTACATTTGAATAATTTACAGGCAGGCGAAGTAGTTGAAGTAGCTGATTTTCAAATAGAAAACAAATAA
- a CDS encoding tRNA (cytidine(34)-2'-O)-methyltransferase translates to MLNIVLVEPEIPNNTGNIGRLCVGTESKLHLIHPFGFVINDKNLKRSGLDYWVHLDVTEYQNVDEWLNQIPDRSRVFLMSSHATKSYLDAEFQDGDWLVFGKESVGLSPEVLALFDNHLTIPMSSLIRSFNIANSVAFVVGEAKRQIGLKS, encoded by the coding sequence ATGTTAAACATCGTATTGGTAGAACCAGAAATACCCAATAATACAGGCAATATTGGTCGTCTTTGTGTGGGGACAGAAAGTAAATTGCATTTGATTCATCCCTTTGGATTTGTAATCAATGACAAGAATTTGAAACGTTCGGGTTTGGATTATTGGGTGCATTTGGATGTGACTGAATATCAAAATGTAGACGAATGGCTGAATCAAATTCCAGATCGTTCACGCGTTTTTTTGATGAGTTCTCACGCTACAAAATCGTATTTGGATGCCGAATTTCAAGATGGAGATTGGTTAGTGTTTGGTAAAGAAAGTGTGGGTTTAAGTCCTGAAGTTTTGGCGCTGTTTGACAATCATTTAACCATTCCAATGTCGTCCTTGATTCGAAGTTTTAACATTGCTAATTCGGTTGCTTTTGTTGTTGGCGAAGCCAAAAGACAAATTGGATTGAAGTCTTAG
- a CDS encoding ABC transporter ATP-binding protein gives MEKTIVLQATDISIGYSNKKETTVVASQVTISLEKGKLTALIGANGIGKSTLLRTLIGIQSPLSGKVFLKEKDIHSLDNLTLAQHLSVVLTDKLPPSNLTVFELIALGRQPYTNWIGKLTEDDIAKVNEALELTQITHLADKKHDEISDGQLQIVLIARALAQDTPLIVLDEPTTHLDLLHKVTLLKLLKKLTQETGKSILFSTHDIDMAIQLSDEMIIMTPESVVQDQPCNLIMKGNFNTLFQDEHIFFDAEKGKFVIKG, from the coding sequence ATGGAGAAGACTATTGTTTTACAAGCAACAGACATTAGCATCGGGTATTCCAATAAAAAGGAAACTACTGTCGTAGCATCACAAGTTACTATTTCTTTAGAAAAAGGAAAACTGACTGCTTTGATTGGCGCTAACGGGATTGGAAAATCAACCCTTTTACGAACCTTAATTGGAATTCAGTCGCCTCTTTCGGGAAAAGTATTCCTAAAAGAAAAAGACATTCATTCCTTAGATAATTTGACTTTAGCACAACACTTAAGTGTCGTGTTAACCGATAAATTACCACCAAGTAATCTAACCGTTTTTGAACTCATTGCCCTAGGTAGACAACCCTATACGAATTGGATTGGCAAACTAACGGAAGACGATATTGCTAAAGTGAATGAAGCTTTGGAACTGACACAGATAACTCATCTTGCTGACAAAAAGCATGATGAAATTAGCGATGGGCAATTGCAAATTGTACTTATAGCAAGAGCATTGGCACAAGACACCCCACTTATTGTTTTAGACGAACCCACTACTCACTTGGATTTATTACATAAAGTAACGCTCTTAAAACTCTTGAAAAAACTGACTCAGGAAACAGGAAAGTCCATCTTATTTTCGACACACGATATTGATATGGCTATCCAATTGAGTGACGAAATGATCATTATGACACCTGAATCAGTGGTACAAGACCAACCTTGTAATTTAATTATGAAAGGGAATTTCAACACTTTGTTTCAAGACGAACACATTTTTTTTGATGCCGAAAAAGGAAAATTCGTCATCAAAGGATAG
- a CDS encoding iron ABC transporter permease produces MNTTNRNTLLFLFLSIGLVFLFLIDISLGAVAIPLKEVFNSLIGSGASKSSWEYIIMDYRLPKAIVAIIVGMGLAISGLLMQTLFRNPLAGPYVLGLSSGASLGVALVILGSAFLPHFLSEFVLSSYGIVIASSLGSFAVLLAVLAVAQRLRDTMAILIVGLMFGSLTNALVGTLTYFSTAEQLQKFTFWSLGTLGNLSWTSIAILSVCVLIGLVLSLVSIKPLNTLLLGENYAKSLGLNYAKARFIIILATSILAGSITAFAGPIAFVGLAVPHIAKLVFQTSNHLILFWSTLLFGAMIMLICDSIAQLPNLAIVIPINAITSILGAPIVIWLLIRKRKIMN; encoded by the coding sequence TTGAATACAACCAACCGAAATACGTTACTCTTCCTTTTCCTAAGCATAGGATTGGTTTTTCTATTTCTAATTGATATTAGTTTAGGTGCCGTTGCTATCCCTTTAAAAGAGGTATTCAACAGCTTAATCGGTTCTGGTGCAAGCAAATCTTCTTGGGAGTACATCATTATGGATTACCGTTTACCCAAAGCGATTGTAGCTATTATTGTAGGTATGGGATTAGCGATTAGCGGACTCTTAATGCAAACTTTGTTTCGCAATCCGTTAGCGGGGCCTTATGTTCTCGGACTAAGTTCGGGGGCGAGTTTAGGTGTAGCTTTAGTCATTTTAGGGTCGGCATTTTTGCCTCATTTTTTGAGCGAATTCGTTCTCTCTTCCTACGGAATAGTTATCGCATCAAGTTTAGGAAGTTTTGCAGTTTTATTAGCTGTTTTGGCTGTTGCCCAACGTTTGCGAGACACTATGGCAATTCTAATTGTCGGTTTAATGTTTGGCAGTTTAACCAATGCTTTGGTGGGTACACTCACTTATTTTAGTACTGCTGAGCAATTGCAAAAATTTACTTTTTGGTCTTTAGGTACTTTAGGTAACTTATCGTGGACTTCGATAGCCATTTTGTCTGTTTGCGTTTTGATTGGGTTGGTATTGAGTTTGGTAAGTATTAAACCTTTAAACACCCTGCTTTTAGGAGAAAATTATGCCAAGAGTTTGGGACTGAATTATGCTAAAGCCCGTTTTATAATCATCTTGGCCACTAGTATTTTAGCAGGAAGTATCACTGCTTTTGCTGGACCCATTGCATTTGTGGGTTTGGCTGTGCCACATATTGCTAAATTAGTTTTTCAAACGAGCAATCACTTGATTTTATTTTGGAGTACATTATTATTTGGTGCCATGATTATGTTGATTTGCGACAGTATTGCTCAATTACCTAATTTGGCAATTGTAATTCCTATCAATGCCATTACTTCTATTTTGGGTGCGCCAATTGTAATTTGGTTACTCATTCGTAAACGTAAAATTATGAACTAA
- a CDS encoding ABC transporter substrate-binding protein — protein sequence MKSFILKFIFFFTVLLLGGCKQNSANSVVSKSTTKNEIQYAKGLEIYHYQGYSVLKITHPWPDAKTPFTYILQEKNGIIPDSLQQYTRISVPIQSVVVTSTTHIPTLELLGVENTLVGFPNTDFISSPKTRKRIDSGQVKEVGTNETLNTEILIDMAPDVIVSFGLNNSNPTLDNLQKSGLKVLLNGDWNEQSPLGKAEWIKFFGALYGLDAKAKTIFSTIEKEFQTTLALAQKAKQKPSVLSGAMYQDQWFVPQGESWMALFLKEAQSNYLWSQTTGTGSLSLPFETILEKAQKAEFWIAPGDFTSLKEMNNNNPHYAKFDAFKNKKVYSYALHKGAKGGILFFEWSSTRPDWVLKDLIAIFHPELVPQHRPYFFEKLN from the coding sequence ATGAAATCATTTATTTTAAAATTTATTTTCTTTTTTACGGTACTGCTACTTGGCGGATGCAAACAAAATAGCGCCAATTCAGTAGTTTCAAAAAGTACTACCAAAAATGAAATTCAATACGCCAAAGGATTAGAAATATACCACTATCAAGGATATTCTGTTCTTAAGATTACACATCCTTGGCCTGATGCCAAAACACCATTTACTTATATTTTACAAGAAAAAAACGGAATCATTCCTGATAGTTTACAACAGTATACTCGAATTTCAGTTCCCATTCAATCCGTAGTGGTAACTTCTACTACACACATTCCGACATTAGAATTATTAGGCGTTGAAAATACCTTGGTAGGTTTTCCCAATACTGATTTTATTTCGTCTCCAAAAACCAGAAAACGAATTGATTCTGGACAAGTGAAAGAAGTAGGAACCAATGAAACTCTCAACACCGAAATACTGATTGATATGGCTCCGGATGTCATTGTGAGTTTTGGTTTAAACAATAGCAATCCTACTTTGGATAATTTACAAAAGAGCGGATTAAAAGTCCTTTTAAATGGCGACTGGAACGAGCAATCTCCCCTTGGAAAAGCAGAGTGGATTAAGTTTTTTGGTGCTTTGTATGGCTTGGATGCCAAAGCAAAAACGATTTTTTCCACTATAGAAAAAGAATTCCAAACTACTTTGGCTTTAGCCCAAAAAGCAAAACAAAAACCGAGTGTTTTAAGTGGAGCTATGTACCAAGACCAATGGTTTGTTCCCCAAGGAGAAAGCTGGATGGCTTTATTTTTAAAAGAAGCACAATCCAATTATTTATGGTCTCAAACTACTGGAACAGGAAGTTTGTCTTTGCCTTTTGAAACAATTCTCGAAAAAGCACAAAAAGCCGAATTTTGGATTGCTCCAGGTGATTTTACTTCTCTAAAAGAGATGAACAACAACAATCCGCATTATGCAAAATTTGACGCATTTAAAAATAAAAAAGTATATTCGTACGCATTACATAAAGGCGCCAAAGGTGGAATTTTATTTTTTGAATGGTCTTCCACTCGCCCTGATTGGGTACTTAAAGATTTGATTGCCATTTTTCATCCCGAATTAGTACCACAACATCGTCCCTATTTTTTTGAGAAATTAAATTAA
- a CDS encoding TonB-dependent receptor plug domain-containing protein, with product MNKKIVRISALFVLVATCAFAQENENVASKRELEEVVVSDSKFALAKEKSGKVIAKITAEELKNRPGQSIAAILNTVAGVEINGNQSAAGKNLGYYIRGGKNNQVLILIDGIPVNDASGISMEYDLRLLPAEQVESIEIMKGAASTLYGTGAATGVINIKLKKSGKKSVSGNGYCSIGTNATATQQNQKASDFNQGFSVNGRTTKLSYFAALNSTETKGISQIAPPNFNVHYEEDPFSRLNYLAKIGYKVTNKLTLDFFGNYDQIKNAYDGGFDNTGTSDTNLNTTSSKQFRLGFSPKFKYDKGEFVLSSSFNKLVRSYDELDTYSNSVGFSQYESRSVNVDGFNKYEVAPSFFLVSGVQYQFHDANSVTPYGNIDKESTKFNMIDPYVTGVYTSNVGFNLNAGARWNSHSAYGNQLVYNINPSFDFQSLPLKIISSYSTAFVTPSLYQLYSQYGNSKLTPEKNSTAEVGFETQLGNKKIRWNVVGFYREQTNFIGFYYNPTTYASNYVNIDGLNKAKGIETEIQFALSDKLKWNSNYTFTQVDEALNRLIPKHKINSLLDYKVSDSFFWNVNYQYIDARKDAFFDGNTYATTQVKLGSYQVLNTLVRYEITKNKLTVFGSVHNIFNVDFVENIGYSTLGRNFKLGLTINL from the coding sequence ATGAACAAAAAAATCGTTCGCATTAGCGCATTGTTTGTGCTAGTAGCTACTTGTGCTTTTGCGCAAGAAAATGAAAATGTAGCTTCTAAACGGGAGCTAGAAGAAGTAGTGGTATCCGATTCTAAATTTGCTTTGGCAAAAGAAAAATCAGGAAAAGTAATTGCAAAAATTACCGCCGAAGAGTTAAAGAATAGACCAGGGCAAAGTATTGCAGCTATTTTAAACACCGTGGCAGGAGTTGAAATCAATGGCAATCAAAGTGCTGCGGGTAAAAACTTAGGCTATTACATTCGAGGAGGTAAAAACAATCAAGTTCTCATCTTGATTGACGGAATTCCAGTTAATGATGCATCGGGAATTAGTATGGAATACGATTTGCGTTTGCTTCCGGCTGAACAAGTAGAAAGTATTGAAATTATGAAAGGAGCGGCCAGTACCTTATATGGAACGGGTGCTGCAACAGGAGTAATTAATATCAAACTAAAAAAATCTGGTAAAAAATCGGTGTCAGGAAATGGATATTGTAGTATTGGTACCAATGCTACCGCAACCCAACAAAATCAAAAGGCTTCCGATTTTAATCAAGGTTTTTCTGTTAATGGAAGAACAACTAAACTAAGCTATTTTGCGGCTTTGAATAGCACAGAAACCAAAGGAATTTCTCAAATTGCCCCGCCTAATTTCAATGTACATTATGAGGAAGATCCCTTTTCTCGCTTGAATTATTTGGCTAAAATTGGCTATAAAGTGACAAACAAATTGACATTGGATTTCTTTGGAAATTATGATCAAATTAAAAACGCCTATGATGGTGGTTTTGATAATACCGGGACTAGCGATACCAATTTAAATACAACAAGTTCGAAACAGTTTCGTCTCGGATTTTCTCCTAAATTTAAATACGATAAAGGCGAATTCGTTTTAAGTTCGAGTTTTAATAAGCTCGTTCGTTCTTATGACGAGTTGGATACTTATTCGAATTCGGTAGGTTTTTCTCAGTATGAATCAAGAAGTGTCAACGTGGATGGCTTTAATAAATATGAAGTAGCTCCTTCTTTCTTTTTAGTTTCGGGGGTGCAATACCAATTTCACGATGCTAATAGTGTTACTCCTTATGGAAATATTGACAAAGAAAGCACTAAATTTAATATGATTGATCCGTATGTAACAGGGGTGTATACCTCTAATGTGGGTTTCAATTTGAATGCAGGTGCAAGATGGAATAGCCATAGTGCGTATGGTAATCAATTGGTCTATAATATCAATCCATCGTTTGATTTTCAATCACTTCCATTAAAAATAATAAGCTCGTACAGTACTGCTTTTGTTACACCAAGTTTGTACCAATTGTATTCTCAATATGGTAATTCAAAATTGACTCCAGAAAAAAACAGTACGGCTGAGGTGGGTTTTGAAACACAATTAGGGAACAAAAAAATACGATGGAATGTAGTCGGTTTTTACCGAGAACAAACCAATTTCATTGGGTTCTATTACAACCCAACTACCTATGCCTCCAATTATGTCAATATTGATGGTTTGAATAAAGCTAAAGGAATTGAAACAGAAATCCAATTTGCCTTGAGCGACAAACTAAAATGGAATTCCAATTATACTTTTACTCAAGTTGACGAAGCGTTGAACCGACTGATTCCAAAACATAAAATCAATTCTTTATTGGATTATAAAGTCTCTGACAGCTTTTTTTGGAATGTTAATTATCAATACATAGACGCTAGAAAAGATGCTTTTTTTGACGGAAATACCTATGCCACTACACAAGTGAAATTGGGGTCGTATCAAGTACTAAATACCTTGGTTCGATACGAAATTACTAAAAACAAGTTAACTGTTTTTGGTTCTGTACATAATATTTTTAATGTAGATTTTGTAGAGAATATTGGATATAGCACCTTGGGGCGCAACTTTAAATTGGGGTTGACTATTAATTTGTAA